A single window of Syntrophotalea acetylenica DNA harbors:
- the pilQ gene encoding type IV pilus secretin family protein translates to MYARAENLIITGVWLALFGLCFAGLAVAAQPNRVQNVVLDGNDVVIETMLPVDGEYAVYDSVDPTRIVIDFSKVAIENSAFPPLPDSHPFVRSFRASSFDLSSGRMGRIEILLAQAAEYDVESLNNGLRLRFRGAKAVSDPGSNMPLDASGDSPAAAADDPVVEVPEVLAPASVIGAVQVSDGRVALVADGEITNIKHFYLTNPTRFVVDVHQIRPGFDQRAYALSGGFSKLRVGVEKDKLRFVFDADKGVRPEARLLNQGNVVQIQWGNAPTDAPPVKPVAEAPAPLKRVEISAVEFRSNQGQSILTVALSGPAKIYAPERHGEIVRFGVGNATISRSLRRSIDASAFPSAVRLVTPYLTRKDNRQDVWFAVEFKGQVPYALRQDGNRLLFVVDDGPYAEAAPRSLDKQVIPVVSAGPLPAPQVGVEIPTIENDAFDSEIAPGYLPRSVVSLAAPAGKPRYTGQKVSLAFDDANIRNILQLIAEVSNLNIIASDDVKGTITLRLVEVPWDQALDLIMDIKDLGMLREGNVVRVMPREKIRQMQEERFKAARTKEELEDLVTETMIVSYSDIKTVAEQLAKRKTDRGKIIEDTRNKRIIVTDIPSVVAEIRNLVALLDVPVKQVLIEARIVEASATFARDLGVKWGASYSNDPSVAGNDGSIGLGGSYLLAPPTVGDVASAAGLASGLTFGRVGLDKAVLDLRISALESSGQGRIISTPRVTTINGEEAEISQGTEIPYQSLGSDGMAKTEFKKAELSLKVTPEINPDGSVILEIEAKNDSRGAAVVTGSGSAIAIDTKKAETTVLVKDGETTVIGGIFIQDKQESEDGVPFLRSVPILGHLFKSRSVSEERRELLVFITPRILD, encoded by the coding sequence ATGTACGCACGCGCGGAAAATTTAATCATTACAGGAGTGTGGCTGGCATTGTTCGGATTGTGTTTTGCCGGCCTGGCTGTCGCCGCCCAGCCTAACAGGGTTCAGAATGTGGTGCTGGATGGCAATGACGTGGTTATCGAAACCATGTTGCCGGTCGATGGGGAGTATGCCGTTTACGATTCAGTCGATCCGACGCGGATCGTCATCGATTTCTCCAAAGTGGCGATCGAAAATTCCGCTTTCCCGCCCCTGCCGGATTCTCACCCCTTCGTTCGTTCGTTTCGTGCTTCGTCCTTCGATTTGAGTTCCGGGCGGATGGGGCGCATCGAAATTCTGCTCGCGCAAGCTGCGGAGTACGATGTCGAATCCTTGAACAACGGTCTGCGGTTGCGTTTCCGTGGTGCCAAGGCCGTCTCCGACCCAGGCAGCAATATGCCTCTGGATGCAAGTGGTGACAGCCCGGCGGCCGCTGCTGATGATCCCGTCGTGGAAGTTCCCGAAGTGCTGGCTCCAGCATCGGTGATTGGCGCCGTGCAGGTTTCCGATGGCAGGGTAGCTCTGGTCGCTGACGGCGAAATTACCAATATCAAACATTTTTACCTCACCAATCCGACGCGTTTTGTTGTGGATGTCCATCAGATCAGGCCCGGGTTCGATCAACGTGCCTACGCTCTTTCGGGTGGATTTTCCAAACTTCGCGTTGGGGTTGAAAAAGACAAGCTGCGTTTTGTTTTTGATGCGGATAAAGGCGTTCGCCCGGAAGCCAGGCTTCTCAACCAGGGCAACGTGGTGCAGATCCAGTGGGGCAACGCGCCCACCGACGCGCCCCCAGTCAAACCTGTGGCGGAGGCGCCCGCACCTCTCAAGCGGGTCGAGATCAGCGCTGTTGAATTCCGCAGCAACCAGGGGCAATCGATTCTGACCGTCGCTCTTTCAGGACCGGCCAAAATTTATGCCCCTGAAAGACATGGCGAAATTGTCCGGTTCGGCGTCGGGAACGCAACCATCAGTCGCTCGCTGCGGCGCTCCATTGATGCTTCCGCTTTTCCGAGCGCGGTGCGGTTGGTGACTCCTTATCTTACGCGCAAAGATAACCGGCAGGATGTCTGGTTCGCCGTGGAATTCAAGGGGCAGGTGCCTTACGCTTTGCGGCAGGATGGCAATCGTCTGCTGTTTGTGGTTGATGATGGGCCGTATGCGGAGGCCGCACCCAGGTCTTTGGATAAACAGGTCATTCCCGTTGTTTCCGCCGGTCCCCTGCCCGCGCCGCAGGTTGGGGTTGAAATCCCGACGATCGAGAACGATGCCTTTGATTCGGAAATTGCCCCGGGTTATTTGCCCCGCTCCGTTGTCAGCCTGGCTGCTCCGGCGGGCAAGCCCCGCTATACCGGTCAGAAGGTAAGTCTAGCCTTTGATGACGCCAATATCAGGAACATTCTTCAGTTGATCGCGGAGGTAAGCAATCTCAACATCATTGCCAGTGACGATGTCAAGGGGACCATTACCCTGCGGTTGGTCGAAGTTCCCTGGGATCAGGCCCTGGACCTCATCATGGACATCAAGGACCTCGGCATGTTGCGCGAGGGCAATGTCGTGCGGGTGATGCCCCGTGAAAAAATCCGGCAGATGCAGGAAGAGCGGTTCAAGGCGGCCCGCACCAAGGAGGAACTGGAGGATCTGGTCACGGAAACCATGATAGTCAGTTACAGTGACATCAAAACCGTGGCCGAGCAACTGGCCAAACGCAAGACGGACCGTGGCAAGATCATCGAGGATACGCGCAACAAGAGGATTATCGTCACGGATATCCCCTCGGTGGTTGCGGAAATCAGGAACCTGGTCGCCTTGCTCGATGTTCCCGTAAAACAGGTGCTTATCGAAGCGCGTATCGTTGAAGCCAGCGCCACCTTTGCCCGGGATCTTGGCGTCAAGTGGGGCGCCTCCTACTCCAACGATCCCAGCGTCGCCGGCAATGACGGCAGCATAGGCCTCGGAGGCAGTTACCTGCTGGCCCCGCCTACCGTCGGTGATGTAGCTTCCGCCGCAGGGCTTGCCAGTGGTTTGACCTTTGGCCGGGTGGGATTGGACAAAGCGGTTCTCGATCTGCGTATTTCCGCTCTGGAAAGCTCCGGACAGGGACGCATCATTTCCACGCCTCGTGTCACCACCATCAATGGCGAGGAAGCCGAAATATCGCAAGGCACCGAGATCCCCTACCAGTCCCTTGGCAGTGACGGCATGGCCAAGACCGAGTTTAAAAAAGCCGAGTTGAGTCTCAAGGTGACGCCCGAGATCAATCCCGATGGCAGCGTGATTCTGGAGATCGAGGCCAAAAACGACTCGCGTGGCGCTGCGGTCGTTACCGGTTCCGGATCTGCCATTGCCATCGATACCAAAAAGGCGGAAACGACGGTTCTGGTCAAGGACGGCGAAACAACGGTCATTGGCGGCATTTTCATTCAGGACAAACAGGAAAGCGAGGATGGTGTGCCGTTTCTCAGAAGCGTTCCCATTCTCGGGCATCTGTTCAAGTCCAGGTCGGTCAGCGAAGAGCGCCGCGAACTGCTGGTGTTTATCACGCCGCGCATTTTAGACTAG